A genomic window from Sceloporus undulatus isolate JIND9_A2432 ecotype Alabama unplaced genomic scaffold, SceUnd_v1.1 scaffold_3208, whole genome shotgun sequence includes:
- the LOC121918031 gene encoding AP-1 complex subunit mu-2-like produces MVKAKGQFKKQSVANGVQICIPVPSDADSPKFKTSIGNAKYLPEKDVVIWSIKSFPGGKEYLMRAHFGLPSVENEELEGRPPISVQFEIPYFTVSGIQVRYMKIIEKSGYQALPWVRYITQSGDYQLRTH; encoded by the exons GCAAAGGGACAGTTCAAGAAGCAGTcagtggctaatggagtgcagaTCTGTATTCCTGTCCCAAGTGACGCTGACTCAcccaagttcaagaccagcatcGGCAATGCAAAATACCTGCCTGAAAAGGACGTTGTCATCTGGAGCATCAAATCTTTCCCG GGTGGCAAGGAGTACTTGATGCGAGCCCACTTTGGGCTGCCCAGTGTTGAGAATGAGGAGCTGGAGGGCCGGCCTCCCATCTCGGTCCAGTTTGAGATCCCCTACTTCACAGTCTCTGGGATTCAG GTCCGGTACATGAAGATAATTGAAAAGAGCGGGTACCAAGCTCTGCCGTGGGTCCGTTACATCACCCAGAGCGGGG attaCCAGCTCCGGACACATTAG